GTTTTcactatatagaaatacaattgatttttctgtattgaCATTAaatcctgcaaccttgctgaactccTTTATTAGCTTTAGTAGTATATGTGTGGGTATGGGTATGTGTAAAACTTAGGGTTTTCCATATACAATATGACATCATCAACAAATTGAGATACTtttgctccttcttttctttttaagatttatttgtctggggtgggggaaagagtgAGCACATGCAAACcaggggaaaagcaggcagagggagaagcaggctacatcctgagcaaggagcccaatatgggactggatctgaggaccctgggatcatgacctgagctgaaggcagacacccaaccaagtgagccacccaggcatccctgctgcttctcttctAATCCAatactctttcttccttcttccttctggccctcactatgtttctttttctcttccttcctccctctctcttttcttccatttcttttttcctaatagcACTGACTAGACTTTTCAGTACAAAGTTGAACAGAAGTGGCAAGTGCAACCTGATTTTAAGGGCAAAACATCCAGTCTTTCCTCATAAACCTAAGGATtggttgtagggttttttttggtagatgtgttgttgttgtggttgttttaaTCAGACTAAGGAGTTTCCTTCaatttctagtttcctttttatttttattttttttaaagatttatttatttatttatttgacacagaaagagagagatcacaagtaggcagagaggcaggcagagagagagagggaagcaggctccctgcttagcagagagcccaaagtggggctcgatcccaggaccctgagatcatgacctgagccaaaggcagaggcttaacccactgagccatccagacgcccttcctttttatttttatcatgaacagcTGTTGGATTTTGTCCAAaaattttttctgcatctattcagatgatcatgtgtttttgttttattttctattaatatggtatatgacattgatttttttgtatatacaaCCAATCTTGCATTTCTGAGAGTAATccaacttggtcatggtgtataaccCTTTGCTggtgctttgttgaagatttttatatGTCTGTATTAATGAAACATTGGTTAGTAGTGTTCTTTTCTTGTGGTATCTATGTCTGGGTTTGGTATCAGATTAATACTGGCCTCAAACAATATGTTGGGAAATGGGcctccaattttaaaaaaaattgtgaaggattgctattaatttttctttgttttataaaattcactagactatcttttttaaatgttaaaaataagaaatatcttttacatttagccacatatttgctttttctttactcttcattcttttgtgtagATCCATATTTCATCTAGTTCCTTTTGTGTGAACAGCTTACTTGATTATTTCTCACAGTACAGGCTTGTTTGTGATAAAtttcctcagcttttgtttgtctgaaagttttttttttttaatttcagcatttTTAGAATGTCACAACTTTCACCTCTGATTTGCAGAGTTTCTGACAAAATTCTgtcattcttatctttgttctttaATATATAATGTGTCTTTGTATATATATGATGCCtttaagttttctctctctcttcctctcttctctctggaaaTTTAATCATGATCTGCCTtggggtggctttttttttttcttaatattttatttatttgtcagagagagatggagagagcacaagtagggagagtggcaggcagagggaggagaaacaggctcccccctgagcaggggatgcgggactcgattccaggaccctgggatcatgacatgaactgaaggcagatgcttaaccaactgagccagccaggtgtcccttggtgtggctttttttaatgtttattctcCCTATAGTTGGCTTTCTTGGATGTGTGGGTTTGTggtttcatcaaatttggaaaactttccaagaattattttttcaaatatagtttctgttctcccctctctcctccttcttctggaCTTCAGATACACATACATTAGGTATATTTGGTAtttggtatattttatatattggtaTTTTTGGTATATTTGGTATATTTCCATATTTggtatatttgctattttttggTGTATTTCCGCAGGTAACtgattctttattcatttcttcctagtaattttttctttttcattttaaatagatgCTATTACTATGGTCTTTTtgttcactgatcttttcttctgtgtctaATCTGCTATTAGacagtgaattttttatttcatgtgtcttatttttcctctctagaagtttcattttggtattttctctatttttttgtgtCACTTTCATTATGTTCGTgtctttctttcatcttcaagtatttttaaaatatttttttaaaactgcttaaaGGTCTTTGTCTACTTTCTTCACCCCTATTGGATCTtctattcacttatttttctcctgGTTGTGGATCacgttttcttgtttctttgtatgtcCAGAAAACTTTTATTGGATGcttgagattttaaattttgCAGGTAACTGTTGGATTTATTGTCTTCCTTTAAAGAGCATTAGATTTCTTCAAGAAGTCAGTTAAATTACTTTTGGATGTTTGATCACTTTAAGGTTTGTTTTAAAGCTGTTGTAGGGCAGGTCTAGAGTAGCCTTTATTCTAGAACTAATTTCATTCTACTTCTAACACGTGGTCCTTCTTGCTTCCCTATTGAATACCTCATAGTCAATCGGGTCTCTCCACTCTGGCtggagaaatgtaaattatttctaTCCCATTATGAACATTATAGTTCATATAGGTCCTTAGGTTATAGGTCCTTAGTTATTATTCTTTCATGAGAAGTTATTCTTTCCTGGCTTCATGGAGTTTCATGATGCTCAGATTATTATTCAGCTGATAATACTCAAGGGGACCATATGCAGGCTTCTGAACTTTTTAATTCTTGTTTGCATAGCTCTGTTCTTTCCAGGACTCTGCCCTTCAAATTCTAGCTGCTTTGGCCACCCAGAGCGATGATCCTGGCTTCTCAACTCAGTGGGATCATTGGACTCTCCATGTCCTGTGGCCTGGTGACTGCTTCTAGGCAATAAGCTGGGGCAGTCATAAGATTTGACCCATGGGTTTCCCTTTGTTCACAATCCTGCGGTTGTGAACAATGTCTGTGGTCCAATGTCTGAAAATAATGACTCATATGTTCTATCCAGTTTTTAGCTGCTTACAGTATGAGAATATTCTGGCCTGTCTTCTTCCTGAATAGTCAGAAGCATGTCTCCACTGTGTCTGCATGTTTAATCTGACAAGGCTGTGCCAGCTGGCCTGCATGATTAGCTACAGCTATCTGTGCTCCCACCAGCAATGCCTGAGGTGTCCTGTGGAGGTGTGGAAGTATTGAGCTGGAACTCTAAAGCAGACTACTGTCTTCactctgctctttctcccttgccctttgcagaaaaagtgTGAGCGCTACTGGGCTCAAGACCAGGAACCACTGCAGATTGGGCTTTTCTGTATCACCCTGGTGAgctggggcagaggtgggaacAGTGTTTTATGAAGTCTTGGATATTGTGGGAGGTTTCACAGAAGATTCTCAGGGAAGCTTTTGAGCTGGTGTGAAAGACTGAATAGTTTTGCCATAGTCCTCTCACACTGCAGGAAACTCTCTGGTGTTAGCCTGCAAATAGAACTCAATATATACTTGCTTTTGCATTTTAACTATGACCATGGTTATCTCTGTTATATAAATGTGCCTGGTTAGGCTCTTAAAATCCCTATTTCCCTTACCATTTCATAACTCAAGAAAATCTCTCTCAAGTCAAATATAGTTGGTGCATAATAGGTGCATTAAAGCTCTTGTTGTAGaacaaaagaaatctttttttttccactacaaATGAGCTTGTTgtggattttaaagattttatttatttatttgacagacggagatcacaagtaggcagagaggcaggcagagagagaggaagggaagcaggctccccaccgagcagagagcccaaagcagggctcgatcccaggaccctgagatcatgatctgagctaaaggcagaggctttaccccactgagccacccaggtgccccttgttggGATTTTTAATCATAGTTCTTTCTCCCTTCTATCAATTGTTTCCTTTAGGAAAGCCATGGGGGCTGTTTGagctgaatgaattttttaaaatatgttgtttgactttgatttttaatcagaaatgCTTTGTTTTCTGCAAATGTCTTTTGGCACCTATGGTCTTTGTTCTCCTCTCTGTTCCTACCTGCCCCATATCCTCAGACAAGGAAGAGATGGCTGAATGCAGACATCATGCTCAGGACCCTCCAGGTTACTTTTCAGAAGGTACTtacaggggaaggaggaggctcCCATATGGGGgagctgttttctgtctctgctcTCTCATTGTAAAATGGGCATGAGCAATAGTATCTATCTCCTCAGTTATTATCTGTTGGATTTAAATGAAAGTTATTTAGAACTGGGCCTGacatgcagtaggtgctcaataaatgccttTTTATCATTTGCTGCTCTTTTCCTGAGTTTCAGGAATGTCGTTCTGTGTACCAGCTGCAATATATGTCCTGGCCAGACAGAGGAGTCCCTAGCAGTCCGGAATATGTGCTCACCATGGTGGAGGAAGCCCGTCACCTCCAGGGATCTGGACCCAGCCCCCTCTGTGTCCACTGCAGGTTTAAGAAAAGGGTTTTATGGGGGTCTGGTGAGACAAAGATGActgggagtaggggagggaggtCAGTGCAGGCCTCGAAGCCAATGTCACAGTTTGAGTGCCTCTTTTGAAAAACCTGAGGCCATACTAGCTCATGCTGCATCAACTGAAatttagcatttattgagcacagaCTGCCTGCTGTAGAGTAAACATAGAGTTGATGCTCAACAAATATAAGcaattaaaaagtgtttttttttattgtaatgtgGGGATTCTGAGAATCAAAAGGTGCTGCTGGGGATCCTCCATTAGGACCCTCACTCCCAACCCCAAACACCCCACACAGAAGGGGTTGAGGGCAAGTCCTGACCaaacttgtgcttgctctttcttgtCAGTGCGGGCTGTGGGCGGACAGGTGTCTTGTGCACTGTGGATTATGTGAGACAGTTGCTCTTGACCCAGGTATGAATAGGGCATATTTGTGCTTATGTGTAGTGCAGATCCCATGCCCACCAGGTCCTGCTCATGACCTTCTCTGTCCCAGATGATCCCACCTAACTTCAGCCTCTTCAACGTGGTCCTGGAGATGAGAAAGCAGCGGCCTGCAGCTGTGCAGACAGAGGTGAGAGCCTCAGTCTCAATCCAAGAATACATCCCTCCTCCTCTTGCCTTCCATTTTTGATGATTCCTCTTCCCTACCAGGAGCAATACAGATTCCTATACCACACAGTGGCTCAGATGTTCTCCTCAGCACTCCAAAACACCAGCCCCCTTTACCAGAATTTCAAGGAGGTACCAAGGCCCCCTTCCTACTCTCTTCATATCTACCATCAAAGCCTCGGATGGAGACCAGGACCCAGAGAAGAAGTGTTTGGCCACCATGGACTCCTTCTGGGAGCAGGGACTGACTATGATATCCACCTTTGTCCTCCTTGCTACCTTATCAGACTGTTCTTCTTAAGCTTACCCCTCTACCCCAAGAGTCCACGGTCACTTCCATGGACTTCCCAAACAGGGGTCTGGCCAGTTCCCTCCAAGTCTCATACTCTTCCCCTCCTGTCTTTCCCCAGAATTGTGCCCCAGTCTACGATGACGCCCTCTCCTTCCAGACTTCCCAGATGCTTCCCACCACACGGCGCCCACCTGGCCAGGTCCTCAGGTACCCAGctccatctcttctttcttccctttccaatTTCTCATGCTCAGAGGCTAACTCTTTCCTCGTTCTTGAAACACCAGCCCTTCCTTGCTGTTCAGTTTACCAAATATTCACTGGCTCTTTCTTTGAACTGAGTCCAGGAACCTGCTCCAAGATGACACTGGACCCAGGgatctcactgcctctgcctctaAGGCTAGCCCCTATGTTAGCCCTTTCTTTGCTTCCCAAGTCattaatttagcaaatatttcttgatGCCACCCACTTGTCAGGCCTCATGTCAGGTGCTGGGGACAGTCAACCTTCCCTTGCAGCAAATTTCACCCCATTGTCCTGGAAACTAGCTCTCCATTTTGAGGctatcccttcctcccacctttaGATGCCACTTCCTCATTCTTTTATTCAGACATGTACACAGAAATGACCACCCCTTACCTAGCACCAGTACCCTGCCCATTTTCCTGCCAGGCTGTTCCCTTCCCTTCACCCGCCTAACTTGCCAGGCGCTCGAGAGACAGAACCGAACTCACCTCATCCAGAGACCCCATCCTCTCTCCTCTGAGACCTGCCCACCCGCCCGCTCTCTCTGACCTGACCTGCTAGCGCCTTGGGTGGGAAGGAAGCCCGCGGTTTGCGAGCTAGGcgcactccccaccccctccctcggCTCAGTCACTTCActtcctcccccgccctccccacccgCAGAAGCATCTCGGTGCCTGGGCCCCCGGCCCTCGCCATGGCCGACACGTATGCGGTGGTGCAGAAGCGCGGGGCTCCGGCGGGCACCCGGGccggggcgcgggggcgcggcGCAGAGGAGGGGCCGCTCTACAGCCAGGTGACGCCGCGCGCCCGGCGGCTGCAAGCGCACGCGGAGAACGCGCGTGGGGTGCTGCCCAGCGGTGGTGAGTCCTGAGCGGGCAGGGGCTCGAGGCGGGAGGACCGGCACCCTCCTGCGCCTTCTCCAGACCCAGTCTTGCTGGGGTCGGGAAGGCCCTGGCGGCCTCGAGGACCCCCGCCCCTGAGTCCGGCCTGATCGGGGCCTAAGCTGACGTGTGTGCTTTCCCAGCCACGCTTCTGGGACTATTTCCCAACTCCCGTCGCGGCCGGAAGTGTGCCAGGCCTAGTCTTGGGCTGAAGGCTGGGTCCGTTTCCCTGGCGACACTAGCTACTCCAGGAGGACGCGTCGGTTTCCGCTATTCCCCCTCTGGCTAACCTCACAGCCCTGGCCCTGTCTGCCAGCTCAGGCTCCGGGAGCATGGAGGATGCAGTTCTGCCCCGAGTGGGTTCCGGAGTTCCGTGGGGCTGCCTGAGTCAATCTTTGGGGGTGGTTTTCTGCCCACAGTTCCTGCTGACCAAAGCCCTGCTGGGCCTGATGCCTATGAGGACGTGGTGGATGGAGCTCAGAGTGGTGGGCTAGGTAAGTTAAAGCCTGGGTTGCTGGGCATCCGCAGCTTCGAATCCCAGGATTTGGGGGGTTAGGGATGGTGGCATGGGGCTCACACTCTCCGAGTCCTGTGGATGTGGCTGCAGTAAACCACCAGGGCCTGGAGGCTTGAGGATGAACTTCCACACATCTCCGTGCCTCAGCTTCTCCACGAAACCCATGGTGCCCTTCTTCCAGGCTTCAACCTACGCATTGGAAGGCCTAAGGGGCCCCGGGACCCCCCTGCTGAGTGGACCCGCGTGTGAGTGCTGGACCCTGCCTGGCTGTTGCCCCACGTGGGCACCTGGACTGCTGACGGCCATTCTTTGCTATGTGAAGTGTTGGGAATGGGAAAGCTGGTCCTGgatcaaaataaaagtttctcaGGGTGGAAATGTAGGGGTTTTGCCCCAGTGATTATAGTATTCAAGGCTTGAGGCTGGGGGAGGTAGTTGGGAGATAATGGCTGGTGAGATTGCAGTGAACAGATTCAAGCATAAACATCAGGAATGGGCCCAACCCCAGGGGACTAGGCAGGTTCTCCCAGGTGTGAAGAAGAGGATGGACAGGTGGGCTTCTGGAGACTGCCCCATCACCATAATGAACTAGTTCATCTCAATATCTGATCCTTCCTCACTCAGACACCCAGCTGGACACAGAAATGTGTGGGCCCTGAAAAACACTGATagacactcccccaccccccaaccaccaTTCAGACAGATCCAAGCCAGATATAACAATCCAGCAGACTGATTTCAAACAAGTAAAAAGATCCCCACGTGGGTACACAGACAAATGGACCCCCAACCAGGACAAGTAGATAGCCATTTACCTAGACCGACCTTCAGAGGGACAGTCCATAGCTGGATGGATGGACTGCCAGTCAGAGAGATAAATCAACTAACAGCCTGACAGACCACCTCTAGCAAGAGAAACCATCAAAAAGACCCATCCTAGTTAGACAGCCAGCCAGATACCGGCGAGATGGACCCCTAGGTTGACAGATTCCCAGACAGACATAAACAAATCCCCAGCTGAACAGACACATACATTCTCTCAGCTAGACAGACCCAGCCCCAAGTGGGCGGACAGACTGACCCAGTCAAACTTCTAACTAGCCAGATGGACTCCGAGCCAGACAGAAAGAACCTTGATTGTACAGACAGCCTCCCAACAAGGCAGATAGGTAAACTTCTAGACAGGTGAATAGTTCCCACCAACTCACCAATTCCAAAGACCCACATTTTAGCAGACAAATTGATGCACCACCTGCTGAGAAGACTGCGGGGTGGATCCCCAGGCAGTCAACAGGCCAGATAAGTAGACTAACCCTCAGGGAGATAAGCATCCTAAGCCAGACAGACCTCCCACCATCCAGACTATTTATCAGCTTGGCATGCCTTACAAATCAGCAGATCCTTCAAACAGGCTAGATCCCTGCTCACCAGATGGACCCCAATCTCTCAGGGCCTCATTGGAGGATGAATCCCTATTCAGACACACGACGGATGACCCCAGCCAGAAAGTGAGGCACTATGCTCAGAGATAAATGAACCCCAAACCAACTGGCCAACCAAACCCCAAGCTGGACAGACAGAACCCAAACCCGATGAACAGCTGGACCCCCATCTGGAGAGATGAATGGACCCCTGACAAGTCAGACCCTATTTAGAAAGATCCCCAACCAGATAGACCAGAGTCAGACAGGAAGACTCCCAACCAGACTAACTCTGAGCTGTTCACATAGACTGGCCAGGCAAACCCCCAGTCCTTGAGCTGACAGCAGATGCACACAGATTGCTAATTTGGCAGCAGATCTGCAGCTGGTAAGACAGACATCTAACCTCACAGTTGGACGGACCCTAGACCAACAGATCAGTCTGCAGATGGGCTGATGAATCTCCCAAGTAGATAGCTGGAAAAGTGAACTCCAGACAGACTGAATGCCAGCTCGGTAAGACCCTCAGAAAGACCTTTGGCTAGACAGATAGGCAGACCCCAGCCAGAAGGACCACAGCCAGACAGATCCCCTACTAGACAGGTAGACACTCCTTGAGCCAGACGGATCTTCAGCTAGACAGACAGAAAAATGGGCCACCcagccaaaaaacaaaccatCCTCCATCAGGATGGATCTTCAAACGAGACAATCCCAAGTGGACAGTAAGACAAGAGTAAATTTACACTTGATGCTCCAAAACCCTGATCTTGCTATAAGAGCCTCTCTCCTAATGTGATCTCCTGACAGTGTCTGGTTTGTTCAGGTGGAttcccttccatccctccctAACACAGAAAGCTGTCCTGTGTCTGTGATGAACATGGACCACTGACTGAGGCAAGCAAGGCCCGCATGCCTCATACAGTTACTGTGAGAATTCAGTGAAAGAGAGAATATAAAGATTTAGTTCAGGATTATGCATGATAAATGTTAGACCATAATCAAGTCTTTGCTCCTGCATTCAATATAGGTTCTGAGACAAGTCATTTGCCCTTTGTTGGTGAAAGGAAGATGAAACTTGCCTTCCTTGACCACAATAGTGCTTGCTGGCATTGGACTTAGTCAAGTGCTGTAAGATCTCTTCACAAGAGTCAGTTCAACCAGCCGAAACCTGGAATTGCAGAGAAACTTAGGGATTCTTCAGCTTAATGGGGAACAGGAAGCCAGCACTACCTGGCATCCAAACTCTTTGACAAAAGGTAGAGCTGACCTCAGTGTAAAGAGGCACAAAGGAGGACCCAAGGCTGCTAGTAACAGAGGAGAGTTGAGGTGTCATTTAGAGTATAAAATTATCTCATAGCCAGAAATATTAAGTTCATTTGGCTCCAGAGACCCAAAGGGGAAAACCAGTAGTATCTTTGAGGAGAGGTGGCCTATGGCAGAAGGAAGAAGCATATCTCCCTCCTCAGGGGAAGAAACTAATGTCAATTAGAGCATTGGTCCCTGGGGTCTCTCCTTAAGCCAGCACCCACTCAGCCCAATTTCCTACCAAAAACCATAACTGTAGAGTACAGTAGGCCCATTTAGGtaagattttttaataattagGTCTGAGGCTGAACTGTTTGCAATTCTTAGCTGCCCATTCCAGACTGAAGAGTTTTTCTGCTGGAAGTGAGAAGAACAGCACCCTTATGACTATCTAGCAACATAGAAAAACCTAAAGGCTTGGCTTGCAAGGCAGAGCATTAAGGAGAATGCTGGGCAGGGCTCTTGacacattttatctcatttaatctgtaaAGCAATGTTTGTAAGTTAAGTTTTGCTACTGAGCCCATTTTGTAGATGCAAAGGAGACTCAGAGAAGGTAGTTGTTAGAGATTCACACCCAGATTTAGGTCTCAGTGTTTAGTGTTACAGAAATATATGACTCTGAGCAAAAGAAGCCCTAAATCATTAAATGAATGTAAATAACTAGCACTGACTAGGTCCTTGGTGTAAACATGGACTGAATCATTAATTTTCAGAGCAACCCACACACAGAGGTAAGTTTGTTATCCCCACCTTACAGAAGCCAGGAATAACTACAGTGAACACAGcatcatttaatatttctttaaagatcaTAGTGGTTAATAGCTTGGAATCAGTCATTTACTAGTGGTTGGATCTTGAGCAAGTTTTCAGTGTCTCTCTGGTTCAGTTAGTTTCCTAGTCTCTAAATAGAGGACAATAAAGTTACTTTTATCATAGGGCCACCACATGAATGATTGTTCAGAGCAAGAGTGAATCTGGATTTTTACaacacacataaaaagatgtcattttttcAGGGATTATTTCCAGAATAAAACAATTTACATAGTTCTAGTCTTGGTTAACAGTTACATTTTAAGTCAATGggcagaaaaatgttttcttcaatgTATGGTATTGAGATAATTAAGTAGTcatttaggaaagaaagaagcatacATTATACCCTACAGGAGGACAAATCCTGAATGTATTAGAGatttagatataaaataataaaccatagaagcattagaagaaattatgggaaattttctttatattcttagaCTGCACCAGTGTTTGCTTAATATGGAAAGACAGCAGAAgcccagaagaaaataaaatttattgcatAAAAGTATTTCAACCTCACAAAAATCACCAAAGCACAGTCAGAAAATTTATGACAAACTTGAAAAGAATTTACAACTGAGATCAAACAAAAGGCTagttttctgaaatataaaaagcTCTTAAGAATAAAggccaaaaactaaaaaatgtgcAAAGATGCCCTACCTTAGGTGtaataaaaaccatgaaaatcataattttataCTGAGATAGCCGATTTCACTTATGTTAGCAAATATCAAAAAGTTTAGTAACACAGTGTGTCATCTAAGATATAAGTAAACATTCTCGTATAGAGCCAGTGGGTATTTAAATGCATACAACCTCCATGGAAAGCACTTTAACAAcatctatttaaaaatgcatatactcTTTGAGGCAGAAATTTCATTTGTAGGCATTTATCGTCTGTGGATACTCACAGAACTCTAAAATGACTGTTAAACTGAGTTAATAACACTGTCTGTAGCAGCAGAAGACTGGAAATAAATGTTCTCAGTGGGGTCCTGGTTAAACAAATGCTATGATGGTATACTGTGCAGTGTAAAAAAAGGGAATGAAACCAGCTCTGTGCACTGGTGTGAACAAATTTCCAAATAacattgtaaaatgaaaaaaaaaaaggatattaacttatgttataaaaagaaaatattttatatgaacatatataaatatgtttttccttATATACACATAAAGAGTCTtgaaaaaaagcacaagaaattTGACAAAGAACTGAACATTTGGGGGCCCTATCCTGCAGCCCCATGTGCTGTGCTCCAGCCATCCTACCTTCCGTTCACCTCCTCAAACCTTCCATGCTCAGGCATTTGTGTTGGTTGTCC
Above is a genomic segment from Lutra lutra chromosome 3, mLutLut1.2, whole genome shotgun sequence containing:
- the PTPN18 gene encoding tyrosine-protein phosphatase non-receptor type 18 isoform X2 — encoded protein: MNRNLNAVQSFLEQLEARGGWERAVLAGEFRDIQAHSVAWKTDPVYSTEAGRLPGNVRKNRYKDVLPYDQTRVILSLLQEEGHGDYINGNFIRGTDGSQAYIATQGPLPHTLLDFWRLVWEFGVKVILMACPEMENGLKKCERYWAQDQEPLQIGLFCITLTRKRWLNADIMLRTLQVTFQKECRSVYQLQYMSWPDRGVPSSPEYVLTMVEEARHLQGSGPSPLCVHCSAGCGRTGVLCTVDYVRQLLLTQMIPPNFSLFNVVLEMRKQRPAAVQTEEQYRFLYHTVAQMFSSALQNTSPLYQNFKENCAPVYDDALSFQTSQMLPTTRRPPGQVLRSISVPGPPALAMADTYAVVQKRGAPAGTRAGARGRGAEEGPLYSQVTPRARRLQAHAENARGVLPSGVPADQSPAGPDAYEDVVDGAQSGGLGFNLRIGRPKGPRDPPAEWTRV
- the PTPN18 gene encoding tyrosine-protein phosphatase non-receptor type 18 isoform X1, with the protein product MNRNLNAVQSFLEQLEARGGWERAVLAGEFRDIQAHSVAWKTDPVYSTEAGRLPGNVRKNRYKDVLPYDQTRVILSLLQEEGHGDYINGNFIRGTDGSQAYIATQGPLPHTLLDFWRLVWEFGVKVILMACPEMENGLKKCERYWAQDQEPLQIGLFCITLTRKRWLNADIMLRTLQVTFQKFQECRSVYQLQYMSWPDRGVPSSPEYVLTMVEEARHLQGSGPSPLCVHCSAGCGRTGVLCTVDYVRQLLLTQMIPPNFSLFNVVLEMRKQRPAAVQTEEQYRFLYHTVAQMFSSALQNTSPLYQNFKENCAPVYDDALSFQTSQMLPTTRRPPGQVLRSISVPGPPALAMADTYAVVQKRGAPAGTRAGARGRGAEEGPLYSQVTPRARRLQAHAENARGVLPSGVPADQSPAGPDAYEDVVDGAQSGGLGFNLRIGRPKGPRDPPAEWTRV
- the PTPN18 gene encoding tyrosine-protein phosphatase non-receptor type 18 isoform X3 → MNRNLNAVQSFLEQLEARGGWERAVLAGEFRDIQAHSVAWKTDPVYSTEAGRLPGNVRKNRYKDVLPYDQTRVILSLLQEEGHGDYINGNFIRGTDGSQAYIATQGPLPHTLLDFWRLVWEFGVKVILMACPEMENGLKKCERYWAQDQEPLQIGLFCITLTRKRWLNADIMLRTLQVTFQKFQECRSVYQLQYMSWPDRGVPSSPEYVLTMVEEARHLQGSGPSPLCVHCSAGCGRTGVLCTVDYVRQLLLTQMIPPNFSLFNVVLEMRKQRPAAVQTEEQYRFLYHTVAQMFSSALQNTSPLYQNFKETSQMLPTTRRPPGQVLRSISVPGPPALAMADTYAVVQKRGAPAGTRAGARGRGAEEGPLYSQVTPRARRLQAHAENARGVLPSGVPADQSPAGPDAYEDVVDGAQSGGLGFNLRIGRPKGPRDPPAEWTRV